In Populus nigra chromosome 1, ddPopNigr1.1, whole genome shotgun sequence, one genomic interval encodes:
- the LOC133681520 gene encoding palmitoyl-acyl carrier protein thioesterase, chloroplastic-like, with product MSGTPNYSSSVGGRRADFSTIIASGFPVKVRIQTLLRKTPSSLQSPAKSMKHEMDITSAPERKLVKQLRASSTHSFVAGSTPAVNGKYQKLTEDWESKKLDLITGGRLLQDGLVYRIFVQDTALNQSRITGLIADGFGSTREMSRNNLIWVVSTLHIVVERYPTWTDVVEVDTWMYASGKNGLGRDWIFRDSKTGETLATATSVYVMMNKKTRRLSKFAKEMRDEIEPYLMDCECPIINKDSRKILKLDVSTADQRCTGLSPGWNDMDINQHVSNVKYIDWILESVPRSFMERYYLNAMTLEYKKECDMDSVLQSLSKMVGGGNSDSFNANKVIEYDHMLRLENGPEILRGRTVWKLKDTNSCVNNYIY from the exons ATGTCGGGGACGCCTAATTATAGCTCGAGTGTTGGCGGAAGAAGGGCCGATTTTAGCACAATAATTGCTAGTGGCTTTCCAGTGAAGGTACGCATCCAAACCCTTCTCAGGAAAACACCTAGCAGTCTACAATCACCTGCAAAAAGCATGAAGCATGAGATGGATATAACTTCCGCACCAGAGAGAAAGCTGGTGAAACAATTGCGTGCTTCAAGCACGCATTCTTTTGTTGCGGGCAGTACTCCTGCAGTCAATGGGAAATATCAGAAACTCACTGAAGATTGGGAATCAAAGAAGCTTGATTTGATAACCGGTGGAAGGTTGCTTCAAGATGGCCTTGTTTACAG GATATTTGTGCAGGATACTGCACTTAACCAAAGTAGAATTACAGGGCTAATAGCGGATGGTTTTGGTTCAACACGAGAGATGAGTAGAAATAACCTTATATGGGTAGTTTCAACTCTGCATATTGTAGTGGAACGCTATCCTACCTG GACTGATGTTGTTGAAGTAGACACTTGGATGTATGCGTCGGGAAAGAATGGTCTGGGTCGTGACTGGATATTTCGTGACAGCAAGACTGGTGAAACTCTGGCTACCGCAACCAG CGTATACGTGATGATGAATAAGAAAACGAGGAGATTGTCCAAGTTTGCCAAGGaaatgagggatgaaattgagcCTTATTTAATGGATTGTGAGTGTCCCATCATCAATAAGGATAGCAGAAAAATACTGAAACTTGATGTTAGCACAGCAGATCAAAGATGCACAGGTTTATCA CCTGGATGGAACGACATGGATATCAATCAGCATGTGAGCAATGTAAAGTATATTGACTGGATTCTTGAG AGCGTTCCCCGTTCATTTATGGAGCGTTACTACCTCAACGCAATGACTCTGGAATACAAGAAGGAGTGTGACATGGACAGTGTGTTGCAATCTCTCTCCAAAATGGTTGGTGGAGGCAATAGCGATTCCTTCAACGCGAATAAGGTGATAGAGTATGATCACATGCTTCGTCTCGAGAATGGACCCGAGATCCTGAGAGGAAGGACCGTGTGGAAGCTTAAAGACACGAACAGCTGcgtcaataattatatatattga